GTCAATCAGCAGGAGGGCCTTTCTGGGGAGCGTGGCTGGTGCGGGTGGAGCAGCCATGCTCGCTGGCCCGAAAAAGGTCCTCGGCTACCAGGAGTTCACCGGCTGGCCGAACAGCAAGGGATGTCTGACAGACCTGACTCGCTGCGTCGGCTGCAGGAGCTGCGAGAAGGCCTGCAACGAAGCAAACCATTTACCAGCGCCGAAGCTACCCTTTGACGACAAGTCGGTGTTCGAAGAGCAGAGAAGGCCGAATTACCAGGCCTATACCGTTGTAAACCGTTACGAGAACCCCAAGGATAAGAACAGCTTTGTCTTCAGGAAGATGCAGTGCAACCACTGCAAGGAACCGGCATGCGCAACTGCCTGCCCGATCCATGCCTATTCCAAGACGCCCGAAGGCGCGGTCTTCTATGATGAAAACCTCTGTTTCGGGTGCAGGTACTGCATGACAGCCTGTCCGTTCTATGTGCCTGCCTTCGATTACTGGAGCGCCCTGGAACCGAAGATCGTAAAGTGCACTATGTGCTTAGACAGGATCAAGGCCGGCAAGATGACGGCCTGCGCAGAGGCTTGTCCTGCGGGCGCCATAACCTTCGGCAAGAGGACCGACCTGATCACCATTGCCAGGGAGAGGATCAAGAAGAACCCGGACAGGTACATCGACCATATCTATGGAGAACATGAGGTCGGAGGGACAAACTGGATGTACATCTCGGGCGTGCCCTTTGAGCAGCTCGGATTTCCTACGAACCTTCCGACAACGCCCCTCGTTGAACAGACAAAGGGCTTCCTCTCGTCGGTCCCAGTGGTGCTCACTGTCTGGCCTGCCCTCTTCGGTATGTGCTATACCGCCCTGCGCCACAGGACGGGAGCAGAGAACGAGGAGGAATCACATAAGGGAAAGGAGGATGCAAAAAATGGCTGACGGTTACGCAGTAAAATCAGACAATTTCAGATCATGGTTCATGGACAAGCTGCTCATGGGGATGACCTGGCCCGAATACGCCAGGAGCCTTGTGACTCCCTTCAACACGATAGCCGCGATCATCCTGAGCGTCGGAATTCCCCTTATCGTGATGCGGTTCGTTTACGGCCTCGCCTTTGTGACGCATGCCTCCGACGTTTACCCGTGGGGACTGTACCTCGGCTGGGGGCTCTTCGGCGGGGTCCCTCTCTCAGCCACCGGTTTTGTCATGGGCACGGCCTATTACATCTTCGGGTTCAAGGCGTACCGCCCCGTGGTGAGACTCGCGCTCTTGGCGGGCTTCCTCGGTTACCTCTTCGCCGTCATCTACCTCCTCATCGATCTCGGGAGGCCCTGGAGGATCTACTACCCGATGATCATAGGCTTTGGTACAGCCTCTGTCCTGTTCCTCGTGGCCTGGCACGTCGCATTGTACCTGACGGTGCAGATCCTTGAATTCAGCCCCGCCATTCTCGAATGGTTGAGGTCGAGGAGGGTCAGGAAATGGTTAGAGATGATGACCATCGGCCTGACGATCGCCGGCATTGTCCTCTCTACGCTCCACCAGTCTGCGCTCGGGGCGATGTACCTCCTTGCGCCAGGCAAGCTCCATCCCCTGTGGTACTCATCGTACATCCACATCTTGTTCCTCAGTTCAAGCATCTATGCAGCATTCTCGATGGTCATCATTGTGAGTGCCCTTTCGAAGCGCTTTCTGAGGGAGAGGTGCGGACCGAGCTTCCTCCAGAACATCGACAGGCTAACTGTAGGACTCGGCAAGGCCGGCTGCGTCGCAATGTTCGTCTACTTCGCTCTCAAGATAATCAGCGTCATGCACGATAACAACTGGCACTATCTCAACACCCCCTATGGTTACTGGTTCCTCGTCGAGGTCCTCGCCTTCGTTCTCCTGCCCGCTCTCGTATACACCTTGGGGGTTAAGACCAATAATCCGACGATAGTCCGCCTGGCGGCTTTCTGGGCGGTTGCGGGGATTATCATGAACAGGATCAACGTCTCGATCATCGCCTTGAACTGGGACCTGCCGGAACACCTCCATCACATTATCCCTCCATGGAGGGAAGCAACCGTTGTGCTTACGATAGTCACGATACACATCCTGATCTTCCGCTGGATCCTCAATCGCATGCCCGTTCTCAGAGATGAACCGGGTTATGAAGATCATTAGAACATGGCGTTGTGAAAGTTCTATCAGGGAGGGACACCTGACCACAGTGTCCCTCCCCCATCCCGTGTGCGAGACAGAGATGCACGAGCTTGATACGCGGTCGAATGAAAGGGGGCAGACATGAAGTGGGCAGCAAGAACAATCTTCCCGGCGTTATGCTGTGCCGCGATATTGTTGCTCACTGTCCCGCCTACCCGTTCCGAGGACCGCGTCTTCTCCCCTGAGACCCGGAATTGCCTGGAATGCCACGGCAAGAAGGGGATTATCAAGACCTTCGAGAGCGGTGAGAAGATATCGGCGTATGTTGACGCCACGGCATTTGACGCCTCCGTCCACCGGTCTCTCTCATGCTCCGACTGCCACGACGAATTCTCGCAGGGGAAACATCCGAACCGCAGGTTCAGGGACAAGGAGCAGTACAGGACGAAATCAGCAAGACTTTGCCTGCGCTGCCACAAGGAAAAGGAGATAAGTACAACGCCGGCACACGCAGGTCTGCAGTATGCTGACGGCAAGATCCACGCATGCACAAACTGCCACAGTCCGCATTCAGTTGCGCGCGTGGCCGGAACCAGGCGGTTTATTAGCGAAGAGCAGTACTGCATGGGCTGTCATGTCCATGATGCAAAGATTCTCTTCAGAGACGGTGAGACGCTGTCAGTGAAGACAGACGCTGAAGACTTGCGGGGATCGGTCCATGGAAAACTGAGCTGCTCAGATTGCCACTTCGGGTTTTCCCATGAGGAACATCCCATGAGGAACTTTCGGTCGAGAAGGGAGTACTCCCTTGCCCTGTCGGAAACTTGCAGGCGGTGCCATTATGACAAGTATACGAAGACCCTCGAGAGCACCCATTACACCATATTGAGCCAGGGGAATCTCAAGGCGCCGACATGCACGGACTGCCACGGCTCCCACTCCATATCGGGGTTTGAAAAAGAGCGAACATTGATACCTCAGAGATGCCGGAAATGCCATCCCGACGTATATGAAATCTACGCAAAGAGCGTCCACGGAATGGCCCTTTCGACCGAGAGGAATAGTGATGTGCCGGTCTGTACAGACTGCCATAAAGCCCATGATATCGGGAATCCCCTCTCCGCAGCATACCATCAGAGGATACCCGAGATGTGCGGCAATTGCCATGCCAACAAGGTAATAGCAGAGCGATACGGCCTTTCGACGGATGTTGTGAAGTCCTATCTCGCCGATTTTCACGGCATTACCTTGAGGTTTTATCAGAAACAGCGGGAGACTTTGGACAAGCCGGCCAGACCCATTGCGGTCTGTACGGATTGTCACGGCACCCATAATATCATCAGCACGAGGGACACAGACTCGGCTGTGGTGAAGGCAAACCTCAGGAAGAGATGCCAGGAGTGCCATAAGGAGGCAAGCAAGAATTTTCCTGACGCATGGCTCTCCCACTATGAGCCGAGCATGAAAAAGGCGCCTCTCGTCTTTTTCGTCAACCTCGTCTATGAGATCTTTATGCCCTTCATGATCACAGGACTTTTTCTCCAGATCGCGCTCCACGTCTGGCGTTATGCGAGAAACCGGTAACGGAGGACAGAGATGGAAAAACCCCAGGAGAAGAGTGAAAACATGAGACGCTTCAGCCCCTATCGCATCATCGAACACTGGGTGAGCGCACTGACCTTTGCGGTCCTCGTGGCCACTGGCTTGTCCCAGAGGTTTCATGGTGCCGGGCTTTCGCAATGGATTGTTCTTACCCTTGGCGGGATAGATGCGGTGAGGCTTCTCCATCGGGCCGCCGGCCTGGTCCTCTTCCTGATCTTCTTTCAGCATGCCGTCGTGGCATTCTTCGGCGTGCTTTTCAGGAAATGGAGACCTTCCATGATAATCGAAAAAAAGGATTTTGTTGATGCGGTCGAAAACATGAAATACTATCTTGGCGTCACAGACCAGCCTGCTCTTTGCGATCGCTATAATTACAAGCAGAAATTTGAGTACTGGGGGATCCTTACCGGGGCGATCATCATGATGCTCTCGGGATTCGTCCTCTGGTTTCCGATCATCGTCACAAAATACCTCCCCGGTGAGATCATCCCTGCCGCAAAAGCCCTCCATACGAATGAGGCGATGCTCATCGTTCTCCTTGTAACCGTCTGGCATATCTATAACGCCATATTCAGCCCCGACATCTTTCCCCTCGACACGAGCATTATCACGGGATATATCTCGAGGGAGAGGATGGAAAGCGAGCATCCTCTCGAACTTGCCCGCCTCGAAGGCAGAGCTGCGGGCGATCTGTCGGGGGAGAGTCGTCATAAAGAGGAGGATGCTGTGGAGGCGATAGACATTCAGCGGGAAAGGGTGTGATATGATTATGATATAATATTTTCATGGGGGAGAAGAAAGGGAGCCTGCGGAAAAGGATAGCCTTGGCAATACTTTTCGGCATGTCCTTCATCCTGCTCAGCTATGCCGCAGTAAGCACTTACATTGTGAACACGACCATTGCAAAATCGC
This DNA window, taken from Thermodesulfovibrionales bacterium, encodes the following:
- a CDS encoding 4Fe-4S dicluster domain-containing protein, which produces MANRRKEDNHQEKTGKGRSISRRAFLGSVAGAGGAAMLAGPKKVLGYQEFTGWPNSKGCLTDLTRCVGCRSCEKACNEANHLPAPKLPFDDKSVFEEQRRPNYQAYTVVNRYENPKDKNSFVFRKMQCNHCKEPACATACPIHAYSKTPEGAVFYDENLCFGCRYCMTACPFYVPAFDYWSALEPKIVKCTMCLDRIKAGKMTACAEACPAGAITFGKRTDLITIARERIKKNPDRYIDHIYGEHEVGGTNWMYISGVPFEQLGFPTNLPTTPLVEQTKGFLSSVPVVLTVWPALFGMCYTALRHRTGAENEEESHKGKEDAKNG
- the nrfD gene encoding NrfD/PsrC family molybdoenzyme membrane anchor subunit; its protein translation is MADGYAVKSDNFRSWFMDKLLMGMTWPEYARSLVTPFNTIAAIILSVGIPLIVMRFVYGLAFVTHASDVYPWGLYLGWGLFGGVPLSATGFVMGTAYYIFGFKAYRPVVRLALLAGFLGYLFAVIYLLIDLGRPWRIYYPMIIGFGTASVLFLVAWHVALYLTVQILEFSPAILEWLRSRRVRKWLEMMTIGLTIAGIVLSTLHQSALGAMYLLAPGKLHPLWYSSYIHILFLSSSIYAAFSMVIIVSALSKRFLRERCGPSFLQNIDRLTVGLGKAGCVAMFVYFALKIISVMHDNNWHYLNTPYGYWFLVEVLAFVLLPALVYTLGVKTNNPTIVRLAAFWAVAGIIMNRINVSIIALNWDLPEHLHHIIPPWREATVVLTIVTIHILIFRWILNRMPVLRDEPGYEDH
- a CDS encoding cytochrome c3 family protein is translated as MKWAARTIFPALCCAAILLLTVPPTRSEDRVFSPETRNCLECHGKKGIIKTFESGEKISAYVDATAFDASVHRSLSCSDCHDEFSQGKHPNRRFRDKEQYRTKSARLCLRCHKEKEISTTPAHAGLQYADGKIHACTNCHSPHSVARVAGTRRFISEEQYCMGCHVHDAKILFRDGETLSVKTDAEDLRGSVHGKLSCSDCHFGFSHEEHPMRNFRSRREYSLALSETCRRCHYDKYTKTLESTHYTILSQGNLKAPTCTDCHGSHSISGFEKERTLIPQRCRKCHPDVYEIYAKSVHGMALSTERNSDVPVCTDCHKAHDIGNPLSAAYHQRIPEMCGNCHANKVIAERYGLSTDVVKSYLADFHGITLRFYQKQRETLDKPARPIAVCTDCHGTHNIISTRDTDSAVVKANLRKRCQECHKEASKNFPDAWLSHYEPSMKKAPLVFFVNLVYEIFMPFMITGLFLQIALHVWRYARNR
- a CDS encoding cytochrome b/b6 domain-containing protein; amino-acid sequence: MEKPQEKSENMRRFSPYRIIEHWVSALTFAVLVATGLSQRFHGAGLSQWIVLTLGGIDAVRLLHRAAGLVLFLIFFQHAVVAFFGVLFRKWRPSMIIEKKDFVDAVENMKYYLGVTDQPALCDRYNYKQKFEYWGILTGAIIMMLSGFVLWFPIIVTKYLPGEIIPAAKALHTNEAMLIVLLVTVWHIYNAIFSPDIFPLDTSIITGYISRERMESEHPLELARLEGRAAGDLSGESRHKEEDAVEAIDIQRERV